In Chitinophaga nivalis, a single genomic region encodes these proteins:
- a CDS encoding helix-turn-helix domain-containing protein: protein MSLSVLFYLTIFYHFRGKKSDPTRLFVKTEKKKIADTDAAAWIEKLGKIIHDKKFYQDPNIKLNDVAKEVKITSHQLSQLLNDNLGKSFSTYINEYRIQEACKLITTNTHLTFEAIGYEVGYNSKSTFYAAFRKVKDTTPALYKKSFDNQ from the coding sequence GTGTCACTGTCTGTTTTATTCTACCTGACTATTTTTTATCATTTCCGGGGAAAAAAATCCGATCCTACCCGTTTATTTGTCAAGACCGAAAAAAAGAAGATTGCGGATACCGATGCGGCTGCGTGGATAGAAAAGCTGGGAAAAATCATACATGATAAGAAGTTTTACCAGGATCCCAATATTAAATTAAATGATGTGGCAAAGGAGGTGAAGATAACCTCGCATCAGCTATCACAATTATTGAACGATAACCTGGGAAAAAGTTTTTCTACCTACATTAATGAGTACCGGATTCAGGAAGCCTGCAAATTAATTACCACTAATACCCATCTTACTTTCGAAGCCATCGGATACGAAGTAGGCTATAATTCGAAGTCAACTTTCTATGCTGCCTTCAGAAAAGTCAAGGACACCACTCCCGCGCTCTACAAGAAATCCTTTGATAATCAATAG
- a CDS encoding outer membrane beta-barrel family protein, which yields MTKFSMAFCLLICLSFLATAQKTIKGKILDNQTRQPLGYAMVSLLSPDSTFITGQMTDTAGIFRLSNLQNGRYTLLLSSFGYSKFYQDVILDNTGGSNLDLGTIALTTISSQLNEVIVTGEKPMLQRQADKLILNVSGNPLFAASANTFDILKKIPGLQINADGSLQMTGGSAPAIFIDGKQVPMSPEELQNYLAGLTPEMIASVEIINNPSSKYNGEHKSIIDIRLKRDRTLGWKGNISSNIQQNAYTLADNNLLLTYKTKKLSYTARLGYTAGTSIYRYSALQHLANTNIMATQNNTPTNNNNFNYQLGIDYNFSKTHHIEIIGRTYQSNRHVNSFNTLHTTAAAKQPVSDIYTFNNTSPRQQTYAVHLNYNGKPGKSQLEILSSFLKISNRQNEDIQTKNLDGHRLLNYWKTDLKNDILIRSVQADLSGNPGKGKWSTGARFAVTTTNNQLRYDTLNTLSAFVPDSSRSNSFQYDEYVTAAYVAYERTINKWSYSASLRAEHTHSNAITQHLLTSRDYLTWLPSFSVTFPLEHAQQLHVSYSRRITRPNFAQLNPFRFYNSPLNYFVGNPYLQPSKTDMLSLAYNRHDLSVTLFAGRETDPMGRYPEYNPVTNVLEYLGRNLPYNDFGGIEVSLPLTINRWWNMNNNIRGKYKKEVTPYHDKVYAIPIFDYTLSGSQVFSLPKGITFDISYLYQSASGNGLYTFKPMGSLDLGIRKSWLKGKLNSRFNFYDVFDTYRYHLTFREKMIINNQLQHRYGNHKIALTLNYSFGKSTHTSKGESKNDEERRAGM from the coding sequence ATGACAAAATTTAGCATGGCGTTCTGTTTGCTGATCTGCTTATCATTTCTTGCTACTGCCCAAAAAACAATCAAAGGGAAAATATTGGATAACCAGACACGCCAGCCCCTGGGGTATGCTATGGTTAGTTTACTATCCCCTGATTCCACTTTTATCACAGGACAGATGACAGATACCGCCGGGATCTTCCGGTTATCCAATCTGCAGAACGGTCGATATACCTTATTACTTTCTTCTTTTGGATATAGTAAGTTTTATCAGGATGTAATACTGGATAATACCGGAGGAAGTAACCTGGATCTGGGCACCATTGCGCTAACAACTATATCCAGTCAATTAAACGAAGTCATTGTAACCGGAGAAAAACCAATGTTGCAGCGCCAGGCAGATAAACTGATATTAAATGTTTCCGGCAACCCATTATTCGCTGCTTCCGCCAATACGTTCGATATCCTGAAGAAAATACCAGGTCTGCAAATAAATGCCGATGGCTCCCTTCAAATGACCGGAGGCAGTGCCCCCGCTATATTCATTGACGGGAAACAGGTACCTATGAGCCCGGAGGAATTACAAAATTATCTGGCCGGCCTTACGCCTGAAATGATAGCATCTGTTGAAATAATCAACAATCCTTCTTCCAAATACAATGGTGAACATAAAAGTATTATTGATATCCGTCTGAAACGTGACCGCACTTTAGGATGGAAAGGTAACATCAGTAGTAATATCCAGCAAAATGCCTATACACTGGCGGATAATAACTTGCTGCTGACCTACAAGACAAAAAAACTCTCCTACACGGCCCGGCTGGGATATACTGCAGGAACAAGTATTTACAGATATTCGGCCCTGCAACATCTGGCTAATACGAATATCATGGCTACCCAAAACAACACTCCCACCAACAATAACAACTTTAATTATCAGCTTGGAATTGATTATAATTTTTCAAAAACACATCACATAGAAATCATAGGCCGCACATATCAGTCGAATCGTCACGTCAATTCCTTTAACACGCTCCACACAACAGCTGCTGCTAAGCAACCGGTATCAGATATCTATACATTCAATAATACCTCTCCCCGGCAACAGACGTATGCTGTCCATCTTAATTATAACGGAAAACCGGGTAAAAGCCAGTTGGAAATACTTTCATCGTTTTTAAAGATCAGTAACCGGCAAAACGAGGATATACAGACGAAAAACCTTGATGGGCACCGTCTTCTCAATTACTGGAAAACGGACCTGAAAAATGATATCCTGATACGCTCAGTACAGGCAGATCTTTCCGGCAATCCAGGAAAAGGGAAATGGAGTACCGGCGCCAGGTTTGCCGTTACCACTACCAACAATCAATTACGTTACGACACGCTCAATACGCTGTCCGCTTTTGTACCGGATAGCAGTCGCTCTAATAGCTTTCAGTATGATGAATACGTTACAGCAGCATATGTAGCATACGAAAGAACAATAAATAAATGGAGTTATAGCGCCAGCCTGCGTGCAGAACATACTCATAGCAATGCCATAACCCAACACCTGCTGACCAGCAGGGATTACCTGACCTGGTTGCCTTCCTTTAGTGTTACTTTTCCGTTGGAACATGCGCAGCAGTTACATGTGTCTTATAGTCGTCGTATTACCCGACCCAACTTTGCCCAACTAAATCCTTTCCGGTTTTATAATAGTCCGCTTAATTATTTCGTCGGAAATCCCTATTTGCAGCCCTCCAAAACGGATATGCTAAGCCTCGCCTATAACCGGCACGATCTCAGCGTTACACTATTCGCAGGCAGGGAAACGGACCCAATGGGGCGCTATCCTGAATACAACCCCGTTACCAATGTGCTGGAATATCTCGGCCGCAACCTGCCCTACAATGATTTCGGTGGTATAGAAGTCAGTCTTCCACTGACCATTAACCGCTGGTGGAATATGAATAACAATATCAGAGGTAAGTATAAAAAAGAGGTAACACCTTATCATGATAAAGTGTATGCTATTCCCATATTTGACTATACACTTTCAGGCAGCCAGGTATTCAGTTTGCCGAAAGGTATCACATTCGATATTTCCTATCTCTATCAATCCGCTTCCGGGAATGGTTTATATACCTTCAAGCCGATGGGAAGCCTGGACCTGGGCATCCGGAAAAGTTGGCTGAAAGGAAAACTCAATTCCAGATTCAATTTTTATGATGTATTTGATACCTATCGTTACCACCTGACATTCCGCGAGAAAATGATCATCAATAACCAACTACAGCATAGGTATGGCAACCATAAAATAGCATTAACACTGAATTATAGTTTCGGAAAATCTACCCACACCAGTAAAGGTGAAAGTAAAAATGACGAAGAAAGAAGGGCGGGCATGTAA
- a CDS encoding DUF1266 domain-containing protein: MKDSGWNYGRSVFLARCCYELGYLSKNELQEYIAKSYSEIRIFCSTWQDYTSSYIWGRANNEGVIQIADDLLNDESSPLKDKTYL; encoded by the coding sequence ATAAAAGACAGTGGCTGGAATTATGGCAGAAGTGTGTTTTTAGCACGTTGCTGTTATGAATTAGGTTATCTTTCAAAAAACGAACTTCAGGAGTATATCGCAAAATCATATTCAGAAATTAGAATATTCTGCAGCACCTGGCAGGATTACACCAGCAGCTATATTTGGGGTAGAGCTAATAATGAAGGAGTGATTCAGATTGCGGATGACTTACTGAATGATGAAAGTAGTCCGTTAAAGGATAAAACTTACCTGTAA
- a CDS encoding site-specific integrase, translating into MLLPIKLICPKGKVRKDSTCIIFIQYCGDKTVLLNTELAVPPKYWNRKFRRITTDLPATYGTDDLNGQLATLLRKASDIITHAVKKKVLDIPTFVKKTFHPAFDTALLEEKAQQAAALNPKTNLDLTFQIEDYIKCKRGKVSAGMLNVYKNMKDHMTAFQEHRSLTITFDSFDFNLYESLINYLTYDYVQRRRSEVIDGKKEQIKGLKTATVGKTIKQLRIFLRDSIRRKIIPPIDLSDFKILDEEADVVYLTWAAITRIYQTDLSEYPYLAKCRDLFILGCLTGLRFSDFSSIQPEDVRKGSLYKNRKNQIIGSLFHCGI; encoded by the coding sequence ATGCTGTTACCAATCAAATTAATTTGCCCAAAGGGCAAAGTGCGCAAAGATAGTACTTGTATTATCTTTATCCAATACTGCGGGGATAAAACCGTCCTTTTGAACACCGAACTTGCCGTTCCTCCTAAATACTGGAACCGCAAGTTTCGGCGAATCACCACCGACCTCCCCGCCACATATGGAACCGACGACCTAAATGGTCAACTGGCCACCCTATTACGGAAGGCAAGCGACATTATCACCCATGCTGTGAAAAAGAAAGTTTTGGATATACCCACCTTTGTAAAGAAAACCTTTCACCCGGCATTTGATACGGCCCTACTAGAAGAGAAAGCCCAACAGGCGGCGGCTCTCAACCCAAAAACAAACCTAGATTTGACTTTTCAGATAGAAGACTATATCAAATGTAAGCGGGGTAAGGTTTCAGCTGGTATGCTGAACGTGTATAAGAATATGAAAGACCACATGACAGCCTTTCAGGAACACCGGAGCCTCACTATCACATTCGACTCCTTCGATTTCAACCTATATGAAAGCCTTATCAATTATCTGACTTACGATTACGTTCAGCGCCGGAGATCGGAGGTCATTGACGGTAAAAAGGAGCAGATAAAAGGACTAAAAACCGCTACCGTCGGCAAAACTATTAAACAGCTACGTATATTCCTACGGGATAGCATACGCCGTAAGATCATCCCCCCTATTGATTTATCCGATTTTAAAATACTGGACGAAGAAGCAGATGTAGTGTACCTGACATGGGCAGCAATTACCCGGATATATCAAACCGACCTTTCCGAATACCCATACCTGGCAAAATGCCGGGATTTGTTTATTCTCGGCTGCCTTACCGGCTTGAGGTTCTCCGATTTTTCGTCCATCCAGCCGGAGGACGTACGGAAAGGGTCATTGTATAAAAACAGGAAAAATCAGATCATTGGGTCGTTATTCCACTGCGGGATATAG
- a CDS encoding M57 family metalloprotease, which yields MKSLFKLRLCILTCILIFISCRKEKVQVQPKTEISSDLIAQIKAMGFNTNEIRRVQDGYVVEGDIFLPDKSLTQQTDSKKLLVAKSEQYRTNNLISISGTREITVSVTNLPPVYVAAADEAIARYNALGLRLTFKRVASGGQVDIINANLGWGILGQSAGFPDASGNPPSPIKLNAGYIGNSPDQAYMATIIAHEIGHTIGLRHTDYFNRAYSCGSGGNEGDAGVGAINIPGTPTAGDPDSWMLACVSTNVNRPFNTNDQIALRALYGGSLRYGGADAHPVPADYDGDGKADLSVKTDAGDWYIDYANNGFGNWDATYLQYGGVGAHPVPADYDGDGKADLSVKTDAGEWYIDYARNGFGSWDATYLQYGGDPVPADYDGDGKADLSVKTDAGEWYIDYARNGFGAWDVTLLQYGGAGAHPVPADYDGDGKADLSVKTDAGEWYIDYARNGFGSWDATLLQYGGAGAHPVPADYDGDGKADLSVKTDAGEWYIDYASNGFGGWDATLLQYGGADAHPVPADYDGDRKADLSVKTDAGRWNIDYARNGFGSWEVIYQ from the coding sequence ATGAAGAGTCTATTTAAATTAAGACTATGTATTCTTACCTGTATCTTAATCTTTATTTCCTGCCGGAAAGAAAAAGTACAGGTGCAACCCAAAACTGAAATATCCAGTGATCTGATTGCACAGATCAAGGCAATGGGATTCAATACTAATGAAATCAGAAGAGTACAGGATGGCTATGTGGTGGAGGGGGATATTTTCCTGCCTGATAAATCACTCACACAGCAAACAGATAGTAAAAAACTTCTTGTTGCCAAATCGGAGCAGTATCGCACTAACAACCTGATAAGTATTAGTGGCACGAGGGAAATTACTGTTTCTGTAACTAATCTTCCCCCGGTATATGTGGCCGCCGCTGATGAAGCCATTGCACGCTATAATGCACTAGGTTTGCGCTTAACTTTCAAAAGGGTGGCCAGTGGTGGTCAAGTAGATATTATCAACGCCAACCTGGGATGGGGTATCCTGGGTCAATCCGCTGGTTTTCCTGATGCCAGCGGGAATCCTCCGAGTCCTATAAAACTTAATGCCGGGTACATAGGTAATAGCCCGGATCAAGCATACATGGCTACCATTATCGCCCATGAAATAGGCCATACTATTGGACTCCGTCACACGGATTATTTCAACCGAGCCTACAGCTGCGGTTCTGGCGGTAATGAAGGTGATGCGGGTGTTGGTGCAATCAACATCCCCGGCACACCTACGGCCGGAGATCCTGATAGCTGGATGTTAGCCTGTGTAAGCACCAATGTAAACCGCCCCTTTAATACAAATGATCAAATAGCCCTGAGAGCTTTATATGGAGGATCACTGCGATATGGAGGGGCTGATGCACATCCTGTTCCTGCTGACTATGATGGAGATGGGAAAGCAGATTTGAGTGTTAAAACTGATGCCGGGGATTGGTATATTGATTACGCAAACAATGGCTTTGGCAATTGGGATGCAACATACCTACAATATGGAGGGGTTGGTGCACATCCTGTTCCTGCTGACTATGATGGAGACGGGAAGGCAGACTTGAGTGTTAAAACTGATGCCGGGGAATGGTATATTGATTACGCACGCAATGGCTTTGGCAGTTGGGACGCAACATACCTACAATATGGAGGGGATCCTGTCCCTGCTGATTATGATGGAGACGGTAAAGCCGATTTGAGTGTTAAAACTGATGCCGGGGAATGGTATATTGATTACGCACGCAATGGCTTTGGTGCTTGGGACGTAACACTCCTACAATATGGAGGGGCTGGTGCACATCCTGTCCCTGCTGATTATGATGGAGACGGTAAGGCGGATTTGAGTGTTAAAACCGATGCCGGGGAATGGTATATTGATTACGCACGTAATGGCTTTGGCAGTTGGGACGCAACACTTTTACAATATGGAGGGGCTGGTGCACATCCTGTCCCTGCTGATTATGATGGAGACGGTAAGGCGGATTTGAGTGTTAAAACCGATGCCGGGGAATGGTATATTGATTACGCAAGCAATGGCTTTGGTGGATGGGACGCAACACTTTTACAATATGGAGGGGCTGATGCGCATCCCGTCCCTGCTGATTATGATGGAGACAGGAAAGCAGATTTAAGTGTTAAAACTGATGCTGGAAGATGGAATATTGATTACGCACGCAATGGTTTTGGTAGTTGGGAGGTAATATACCAATAA